The Sporomusaceae bacterium genome includes a window with the following:
- a CDS encoding acyl-CoA dehydrogenase family protein, whose translation MADKSLTPEQQRLQMLAREFTAKHIMPVAAEYDRSGEFPLFIVEEAKKAGLICNAVPVEYGGAGYDSVSQAAIVEEWAYGCAGFATTLGGNGLSCYPLLIAGTDEQKKLYFSRIVAGGLAGFALTEPGAGSDAGAVATTAKLDGDEWVLNGTKCFATSCGFASIMIIFASTNPSLGVKGLSAFIVEKERPGLTVGAVEHKLGIRSSNTVELLLKNVRIPKNHLLGNEGEGMKIAMKTLDMARPMVASQGVGIARRALDEAVKFAKRQLDVNGKPLAANQSVAFKLADMAIRTEAAKQLVRNCLRLKDAGLPYTMEAAMAKTFATDTGMRVAADAMEIMGAYGYSQDSVVEKLVRDAKIQQIYEGTNQIQRLVISGILLKD comes from the coding sequence ATGGCAGACAAATCGCTGACTCCAGAGCAGCAAAGATTGCAGATGCTGGCGCGGGAATTCACCGCCAAGCACATTATGCCGGTTGCCGCCGAATACGACCGTAGCGGCGAATTTCCGCTGTTTATTGTTGAGGAGGCCAAGAAAGCCGGCCTCATCTGCAACGCTGTTCCCGTCGAATACGGCGGGGCAGGTTACGATTCGGTGTCGCAGGCGGCGATTGTTGAGGAGTGGGCCTATGGCTGCGCCGGTTTTGCCACCACGCTCGGCGGTAACGGGCTAAGCTGCTACCCCTTGCTTATCGCCGGAACGGACGAACAGAAGAAGCTGTATTTCAGCCGCATCGTTGCCGGTGGGCTGGCGGGCTTTGCCCTGACCGAGCCGGGGGCCGGTTCGGATGCCGGCGCTGTTGCCACCACCGCCAAGCTGGACGGCGACGAATGGGTGCTGAACGGCACGAAGTGTTTTGCGACGAGCTGCGGTTTTGCCAGCATTATGATTATCTTCGCCAGCACCAATCCATCACTTGGCGTTAAAGGCCTCAGCGCCTTTATCGTCGAGAAAGAACGCCCAGGCCTTACCGTTGGGGCTGTTGAGCATAAGTTGGGCATTCGCAGCTCTAACACCGTCGAACTGCTCCTGAAAAACGTCCGTATTCCCAAGAACCATCTCCTGGGTAACGAGGGCGAGGGCATGAAAATTGCCATGAAAACCCTCGACATGGCTCGACCGATGGTGGCCTCCCAGGGAGTGGGCATTGCCCGGCGTGCGCTCGACGAAGCCGTCAAATTCGCCAAACGCCAACTGGACGTAAACGGCAAACCACTGGCCGCCAACCAGAGCGTAGCCTTTAAACTGGCCGATATGGCCATCCGGACCGAGGCTGCCAAGCAGCTGGTCCGCAATTGCCTGCGGCTAAAGGATGCCGGCTTGCCCTACACCATGGAAGCGGCCATGGCCAAGACCTTCGCCACCGACACCGGTATGCGGGTAGCCGCGGATGCCATGGAAATCATGGGCGCGTATGGGTATTCGCAAGATTCGGTGGTGGAAAAGCTCGTGCGCGACGCCAAAATCCAGCAGATTTACGAAGGTACGAACCAAATCCAGCGCCTCGTCATTTCGGGAATCCTTCTCAAAGACTAG
- a CDS encoding FAD-dependent oxidoreductase: MSADEKFDAIIIGAGPAGSACAYVLAREGKSVLLVERGVTAGSKNVTGGRLYTYALEMVEPGLYKRAPLQRKVVREQIMMLGAKSAVTVDYADFEFGEEVPQSYTVLRAPFDEWFAAEAEAKGAMVATGILVDELLEENGKIVGIRAGEDEMYADVVIAADGVNSLIGQKAGLRDDITPHLVGVGVKEIIELPDDVIAARFNLSGDEGAARLALGCTEGTSGGMFLYTNKGSVSLGIVFNPEQAAKRGKKIQEILQDLKMHPAIAPLIEGGTTAEYGAHLVPEVGLSGMPKKLYCDGLVMVGDAAGFGINTGMIIRGIDLAIVSGLAAANAVIEAADAAAVGPLYEKQLEKLSLMPSMRLFAGWHKILEMPRMFSEYPALANDAMKFMFTVDGKVPARMDKAMLQIVGRHVTFGQLLADGWRGYRAL, from the coding sequence ATGTCGGCTGACGAAAAATTCGACGCAATAATTATCGGCGCCGGACCGGCGGGGTCAGCCTGCGCTTATGTGCTGGCCCGCGAAGGCAAGAGCGTTCTTCTGGTGGAACGGGGCGTAACCGCCGGCAGTAAGAATGTCACCGGCGGCCGTCTCTACACCTATGCTCTGGAAATGGTGGAACCGGGCCTTTACAAACGGGCGCCGCTGCAGCGCAAGGTTGTGCGCGAGCAGATAATGATGCTCGGCGCCAAGAGCGCTGTGACTGTCGATTACGCCGACTTCGAGTTCGGCGAGGAGGTGCCCCAGTCATACACGGTGCTCAGGGCTCCTTTCGACGAGTGGTTCGCGGCCGAGGCCGAAGCCAAGGGTGCGATGGTCGCCACTGGTATTCTGGTGGACGAGCTGCTTGAGGAGAACGGAAAAATTGTCGGCATCAGGGCCGGCGAGGACGAAATGTACGCCGATGTCGTTATCGCCGCCGACGGCGTCAATTCGCTCATCGGCCAGAAGGCCGGACTTAGGGACGACATCACGCCCCATCTGGTCGGCGTTGGCGTTAAGGAAATCATCGAGTTGCCGGACGACGTCATCGCCGCCCGCTTTAACCTGAGCGGCGACGAAGGTGCGGCCAGGCTGGCGCTCGGCTGCACCGAAGGCACTTCGGGCGGCATGTTCCTCTACACCAATAAAGGCAGTGTTTCTCTCGGGATTGTCTTTAATCCCGAGCAGGCGGCAAAAAGGGGCAAAAAAATCCAGGAAATCCTTCAGGACCTGAAGATGCACCCGGCCATAGCGCCGCTCATCGAGGGCGGGACGACGGCCGAATACGGCGCCCATCTTGTCCCTGAGGTCGGGCTGAGCGGCATGCCGAAAAAGCTCTACTGCGACGGGCTGGTCATGGTCGGCGACGCTGCCGGTTTCGGCATCAACACCGGCATGATAATCCGCGGCATCGACCTGGCCATCGTCAGCGGCCTGGCGGCAGCCAACGCCGTTATTGAGGCCGCCGATGCGGCCGCCGTCGGGCCCCTTTACGAAAAGCAGCTGGAGAAGCTTTCCCTTATGCCCAGCATGAGGCTGTTCGCCGGCTGGCACAAAATCCTCGAGATGCCGCGCATGTTCAGCGAATATCCGGCGTTGGCCAACGATGCCATGAAGTTTATGTTCACCGTCGACGGCAAAGTGCCGGCAAGAATGGACAAAGCCATGCTGCAGATCGTCGGGCGGCACGTCACTTTCGGCCAGTTGCTGGCCGATGGCTGGAGGGGGTATAGAGCGCTATGA
- a CDS encoding electron transfer flavoprotein subunit beta/FixA family protein — protein MSKILVCYKWVLDEQDIRVNAADASLDLSRAKYKISDYDKNAIEEAVLLQEGQGATVDAVTFGGDAVRQSLKDLLSRGPDKVYYIADPAADKADGYVTAGVLAVAARKTGPYDLIICGEGSADAYNQQVAPRLAASLGLPAITYVQSLKLEDGRVVATRKLGDCTEVVTVEGPAVVSVVPEINKPRIPSLKQVLAAAKKPSEEIKIADLGLSPRQLAAKTVTLTVKGFVMNRKNVLFKEPAQADNVAKLAAALAKEGVC, from the coding sequence ATGTCAAAAATACTTGTCTGCTATAAATGGGTCCTGGACGAACAGGATATCAGGGTTAATGCCGCCGACGCCTCGCTCGACTTAAGCCGGGCCAAATACAAAATAAGCGACTACGATAAGAACGCCATCGAAGAAGCCGTGTTATTGCAGGAGGGCCAGGGAGCGACGGTTGACGCCGTTACTTTCGGCGGCGACGCCGTGAGGCAGTCGCTCAAAGACCTCCTTTCCCGCGGGCCGGACAAGGTATACTACATAGCCGACCCGGCCGCCGATAAGGCCGACGGCTACGTGACGGCCGGCGTTCTCGCCGTCGCCGCCCGCAAAACGGGTCCCTACGACCTGATCATCTGCGGCGAAGGGAGCGCCGACGCCTACAACCAGCAGGTAGCGCCACGTCTGGCAGCCAGTCTCGGCCTGCCGGCGATCACCTATGTCCAGTCGCTCAAGCTCGAAGACGGCCGCGTCGTCGCCACCCGCAAGCTGGGCGACTGCACCGAAGTGGTAACAGTCGAAGGCCCCGCGGTGGTGAGCGTAGTGCCGGAGATAAACAAGCCGCGTATTCCCAGTCTCAAGCAGGTGCTGGCCGCTGCGAAGAAACCCTCGGAAGAGATAAAAATCGCCGACCTTGGCCTTTCGCCCAGGCAACTTGCCGCTAAGACAGTCACCCTTACGGTCAAGGGCTTTGTCATGAACCGCAAAAACGTCCTCTTTAAAGAGCCAGCACAGGCCGATAACGTCGCCAAACTTGCCGCCGCACTTGCCAAAGAAGGCGTGTGTTAG
- a CDS encoding electron transfer flavoprotein subunit alpha/FixB family protein produces the protein MPGILIFSENNAIALELVTAGLGLKATMNHSLCAVALSEADATALAAAGADKVVLLTGQDWPEGCAQPIAELAARELAAVILIGGTARGKDIAAKVANELDAGLVTEAQTIEIAEDKLQTTRLKYGGLAVACEATVLPAVVTIAPRTFDKAVAGGGQGQITSLAATGGDPRVKVSELCPIERQGVDIAAAARIVCVGRGLAKKEDLTLAEDLAKALSAEIGCTRGIAEDYHWLPVERYIGISGQNIKAELYLSLGVSGQVQHVAGIRDAKVIVAVDTNEKAPIFAAADYGIVGDLYEVAPLITAALKK, from the coding sequence ATGCCGGGAATACTCATCTTCTCCGAAAATAATGCCATTGCCTTAGAACTCGTCACCGCTGGCCTCGGACTTAAAGCTACAATGAATCATTCGCTCTGCGCCGTCGCTCTTTCAGAGGCTGATGCAACTGCTCTCGCCGCCGCCGGCGCCGATAAAGTCGTTTTGCTGACAGGGCAGGACTGGCCGGAAGGCTGCGCACAGCCGATAGCCGAGCTGGCGGCCAGGGAACTGGCCGCAGTTATCCTCATTGGCGGCACTGCCCGCGGCAAGGATATCGCCGCAAAGGTCGCCAACGAGCTGGACGCCGGGCTGGTAACCGAAGCGCAGACTATCGAGATTGCCGAGGACAAGCTGCAAACCACCCGTCTCAAGTACGGGGGACTGGCGGTGGCCTGCGAGGCTACTGTCCTGCCGGCCGTTGTTACCATCGCCCCCCGCACCTTCGACAAGGCGGTGGCCGGTGGCGGCCAGGGCCAGATTACTTCTCTCGCGGCGACCGGGGGCGATCCGCGGGTGAAAGTCAGCGAGCTTTGCCCGATAGAGCGCCAGGGCGTCGATATTGCCGCTGCCGCCCGTATCGTCTGTGTCGGCCGCGGCCTGGCCAAAAAGGAAGACCTGACCTTGGCCGAAGACCTCGCAAAGGCGCTGTCGGCGGAAATCGGCTGCACCCGCGGCATCGCCGAGGACTACCACTGGCTGCCGGTCGAGCGTTATATCGGCATCTCCGGCCAGAACATCAAAGCCGAGCTCTACTTGAGCCTGGGCGTGTCCGGCCAGGTGCAGCACGTCGCCGGCATCCGCGACGCCAAAGTGATCGTGGCGGTGGACACGAACGAGAAGGCGCCGATTTTTGCAGCCGCCGATTATGGTATCGTCGGCGATTTATACGAAGTTGCCCCGCTCATTACCGCCGCGCTTAAAAAGTAA
- a CDS encoding acyl-CoA dehydrogenase family protein yields MSYTLTEEQQLIQQTAREFAQEYVVPSVAECDKTGAHPGEVVKKMAEYDFLGLHLPGEYGGAEAGYLSYILTVEELAKVSGAVAAILVNHASAAAYAVSRWGSDAQKKNWLTAMAKGDILGGMAGLEPGAAPGVGADRLVAVREGDTYRLTGMKTYVANGGAAGVYIVFAVTNPEAGAKGLSAFIVDAKAAGLKVNRLIGKMGLRGCQWAELVFDNVKVPADGLLGGEGAGAAILAEIQAVTGVAEGAIVVGIAQAAMEDAAKYGKQRIQFGRPITSFPAIQTMLAEMAANIHLTRLAVYHAADLVDKGEQLAVEAAIIRLFAGRIGKSALIDVIQIEGGYGYSEEMAASRFYRDVQGVILKSSSADFPEKTIVAEVLA; encoded by the coding sequence ATGAGTTACACATTAACGGAAGAACAACAGCTTATACAGCAGACGGCTAGGGAATTCGCCCAGGAGTACGTCGTGCCGTCGGTTGCTGAATGCGATAAAACCGGCGCCCATCCGGGAGAAGTCGTCAAAAAAATGGCCGAATACGATTTTCTCGGCCTGCATCTGCCGGGCGAATACGGCGGTGCGGAAGCGGGTTACCTGAGCTACATCCTTACGGTCGAGGAACTCGCCAAAGTCAGTGGCGCTGTCGCGGCTATCCTGGTGAACCACGCGTCGGCCGCCGCTTACGCGGTCAGCCGTTGGGGCAGCGACGCCCAGAAAAAAAACTGGCTGACGGCCATGGCTAAAGGCGATATCCTCGGCGGGATGGCCGGCCTTGAGCCCGGCGCCGCTCCCGGCGTTGGCGCCGACAGGTTGGTGGCTGTCCGCGAGGGCGATACATACCGCTTGACAGGCATGAAGACCTATGTCGCCAATGGCGGCGCAGCCGGCGTCTACATAGTATTCGCCGTTACCAATCCCGAGGCTGGCGCTAAAGGCCTCAGCGCTTTCATTGTGGACGCCAAGGCTGCCGGGCTTAAGGTTAACCGGCTTATCGGCAAGATGGGCCTCAGAGGCTGCCAATGGGCCGAACTCGTTTTCGACAACGTCAAAGTCCCCGCCGACGGCCTTCTCGGCGGCGAGGGCGCGGGTGCGGCTATACTGGCCGAGATCCAGGCGGTCACCGGCGTTGCCGAGGGGGCGATCGTCGTCGGTATCGCTCAGGCGGCAATGGAAGATGCCGCCAAGTACGGTAAGCAGCGTATCCAGTTTGGTCGGCCGATTACCAGCTTTCCGGCCATCCAGACCATGCTGGCCGAGATGGCTGCGAACATTCACCTGACAAGGCTGGCGGTATACCATGCGGCAGATCTCGTCGATAAGGGCGAACAGCTAGCGGTGGAGGCGGCCATAATCCGGTTGTTTGCCGGTCGCATCGGCAAGAGCGCTCTTATAGACGTCATTCAGATCGAAGGCGGGTACGGCTATAGCGAAGAGATGGCGGCTTCCCGTTTTTATCGCGACGTCCAAGGCGTTATCCTTAAAAGCAGCTCGGCTGACTTCCCGGAAAAAACGATTGTTGCTGAAGTGTTGGCCTAA